From the genome of Gemmatimonas phototrophica, one region includes:
- a CDS encoding TldD/PmbA family protein — translation MSDLAPRSLFAPPSILSRQEAQEVAQRVLRNSPAPETRVSINSAARADTRFALNQVTTSGENQDTQVTITAYDGNRAASVNTNRLDEASLAAAAKQAYEIAKLVPPNPERMPELGGQEYPPMRERQMSLPTPEERAAAAKIVTELARKNELIATGFIECRAGASALANSKGLFAYDATSSVTMTSTVRSPDGTGSGWACTDGNSFADLDPQTLAVTAVQKAKDSRSPVAIEPGRYTTILEPTAVGNLVQLIAGAMQARAADEGRSFFTKPGGGNKIGLKVVDDRVTLLTDPADSPSLNGGYDEDGLALEKVVWIENGVVKNLNYDRYWAQKQGKQPTRAGGGGFRGAGRSLRMMGGTSSVADMVKSTERGVLVTRFWYIRPVDARTILYTGLTRDGTFLVENGKVTRPIKNFRFNESPIFFLNNLDAMGPSIRINASENLGAGGAVYMPAIKVRDFTFSSLSDAV, via the coding sequence ATGAGCGACTTGGCTCCCCGGTCACTCTTTGCGCCGCCCAGCATCCTGTCCCGTCAGGAAGCGCAGGAAGTGGCGCAGCGTGTCCTGCGAAATTCCCCCGCGCCGGAAACGCGCGTGAGCATCAATAGCGCCGCGCGCGCCGATACGCGTTTCGCGCTCAATCAGGTGACCACGTCAGGCGAAAATCAGGATACGCAGGTCACCATCACTGCGTACGATGGCAATCGTGCCGCGAGTGTGAACACCAACCGTCTTGACGAAGCCTCGTTGGCGGCGGCAGCCAAGCAGGCGTACGAGATTGCCAAGCTCGTGCCGCCCAACCCCGAGCGTATGCCGGAGTTGGGGGGGCAGGAGTATCCGCCCATGCGGGAGCGGCAGATGTCGTTGCCCACGCCGGAAGAGCGCGCGGCCGCCGCGAAGATCGTCACCGAGTTGGCGCGCAAGAACGAGCTGATTGCCACCGGCTTCATCGAGTGCCGTGCCGGCGCGAGTGCGCTGGCCAACTCCAAGGGGTTGTTCGCGTACGACGCCACGTCGTCGGTGACGATGACGAGCACGGTGCGCTCTCCCGATGGCACGGGCTCCGGCTGGGCCTGCACGGACGGCAATAGCTTCGCCGATCTTGATCCGCAGACGCTGGCTGTCACGGCGGTACAGAAGGCCAAGGATTCGCGCAGCCCGGTGGCCATTGAACCGGGACGGTATACCACCATTCTTGAGCCCACGGCGGTAGGCAACCTGGTGCAGCTCATTGCCGGTGCCATGCAGGCGCGCGCCGCCGACGAAGGGCGCTCGTTTTTCACCAAGCCTGGCGGCGGTAACAAGATCGGACTCAAGGTCGTGGACGATCGCGTTACGCTGCTCACCGATCCGGCCGATTCGCCCAGCCTCAACGGCGGCTACGACGAAGATGGTCTGGCGCTGGAAAAGGTTGTGTGGATTGAGAACGGCGTGGTGAAGAATCTCAATTACGATCGCTACTGGGCCCAGAAGCAGGGCAAGCAGCCCACGCGCGCCGGAGGCGGCGGGTTCCGCGGCGCCGGTCGTTCGCTGCGCATGATGGGCGGCACGTCGAGTGTGGCCGACATGGTGAAGAGCACTGAACGTGGCGTGCTGGTCACACGCTTCTGGTACATCCGTCCGGTGGATGCCCGCACGATTCTGTACACGGGGCTCACACGCGACGGCACGTTCCTCGTGGAGAACGGCAAAGTCACGCGCCCCATCAAGAACTTCCGCTTCAACGAAAGTCCCATCTTTTTCCTGAATAATCTCGACGCCATGGGGCCCAGCATCCGCATCAACGCCAGCGAAAACCTTGGCGCAGGCGGAGCGGTGTACATGCCCGCCATTAAGGTGCGGGACTTTACCTTCTCGTCGCTCTCAGACGCCGTATAA